In Uranotaenia lowii strain MFRU-FL chromosome 2, ASM2978415v1, whole genome shotgun sequence, one genomic interval encodes:
- the LOC129744596 gene encoding uncharacterized protein LOC129744596 encodes MKLVHLLSVVLATLFATSVVLAERDDPLQVFPQLKRSKKVLSGFVDILGSIQSEVVLAEESYIKNSIKDESEILKLLTADDVQVSGPQCIEFVKTSTNLLMNLAGIGYTNCFNEADDELYNEISKATSISREKYDQFNLIGAFRGENIFVDSGRIRDKISTRQRSGNVVPNLSQEKLEEIRNVARNIKENFLRCMSTAQEKLAANLEHTSRQIRAICGAESSKQILN; translated from the exons ATGAAACTGGTGCATCTTCTATCGGTCGTATTGGCCACGCTCTTCGCAACTAGT GTGGTTCTGGCTGAGCGTGATGATCCACTTCAAGTATTCCCGCAGCTGAAGCGTTCCAAGAAAGTTCTCTCAGGATTCGTAGACATCCTGGGCTCGATTCAGAGTGAAGTTGTTCTGGCTGAAGAAAGCTATATCAAGAACTCTATCAAGGATGAGTCAGAAATTTTGAAGCTACTGACAGCCGATGACGTCCAGGTCAGTGGCCCTCAGTGCATCGAATTCGTTAAAACCAGTACCAATCTGTTGATGAACCTGGCCGGCATTGGATACACCAACTGTTTCAACGAAGCCGACGATGAACTCTACAACGAAATCTCCAAAGCAACTTCCATCAGCCGGGAGAAGTACGACCAGTTCAACCTGATCGGAGCCTTCCGGGGCGAAAACATTTTTGTCGATTCCGGCCGGATTCGCGATAAAATTTCCACCCGGCAGCGAAGTGGCAACGTGGTACCGAATTTATCCCAGGAAAAGCTGGAAGAGATCCGCAACGTGGCTAGAAACATCAAAGAAAATTTCCTCCGATGCATGTCGACGGCCCAGGAAAAACTGGCCGCAAATTTGGAGCACACTTCCCGGCAAATTCGGGCCATTTGTGGGGCCGAATCTTCcaagcaaattttgaattag